The window CGGCCTACCGGAAGGCCCACCCCGATCTGGCGGCGCAGCTTGAGTTCGCACTGGCGGGCGATCTCCCCGCGGGCTGGGAGGAGGCGGTTCCCGTCTTCACTCCCGGCGACGGGGCGCTGGCCTCGCGGGCGGCCTCGGGGAAGGTGCTCAACGCGGTGGCCGAAAAGATCCCCTGGCTCATCGGCGGGAGCGCCGACCTCGCGCCCTCGAATAACTCGCTCCTCAAGTGCTCGGGCGATTTTGCGAAGAGTGCCTATGCGAACCGAAACCTTCGCTGGGGGGTGCGCGAGCACATCATGTGCGCGGCCAGCTCGGGGATCGCGCTCCACGGCGGCCTGCGTCCCTATTGCGCGACGTTCTTTGTCTTCACCGATTACGCCCGGCCCGCCATCCGGCTGGCGGCGCTGATGGGGTTGCCGGTGATCTATGTCATGACCCACGATTCCATCGGCCTTGGGGAGGATGGCCCCACCCACCAGCCGGTGGAGCATCTGGCGGCCCTCCGGGCGATTCCGAACCTGTGCGTCATCCGGCCCGCGGACGCGGGCGAGACGGCCTGCGCTTGGCGGGTGGCACTGAAGCGAAAATCAGGGCCGACGATGTTCGTGCTCTCCCGGCAGGGGTTGCCCACGCTCGACCGCGAGAAGGTGGCGGGGGCGGAGGGGCTTCGCCGCGGCGCCTACGTGCTCTCGGAGGCGGAGGGGAGCGCGCCCGATGTCATTCTGATCGGCAGCGGCTCGGAGGTCTCCCTTCTTCTTGAGGCGAAGGAGCGGCTTGCGGCAGAGGGCACGCGGGCGCGGGTGGTGAGCATGCCCTGCTGGGAGCTTTTCCGGGAGCAGGACGCCGCCTACCGCGAATCGGTACTCCCTGTCGGCGTCAAGGCGCGTCTGGGAGTTGAGGCGGGCGTCTCGCTCGGCTGGCACGAGTGGATAGGGGACGGGGGCGACTTCATCGGTATCGACCGCTTCGGCGCCAGCGCCCCCGCGAAGGAGAATTTCAAGCAATTCGGCTTTACGGCCGATAACGTTGCCGCGCGCGCCAAGCGTTTGGCCAGCAAATAAACGTCTCTGCCGCCGCTCTGATCTGCCCGCCCATTCGGTCTCCGCGCGATGATTCGTCTGGCCTCAGTCTGGAAACAATACGATGAGGGCGGCTTCGCCCTGCAGGGGGTGGAACTGCACATCCAGCGCGGCGAGTTCGTCTTCATCACCGGCCCGAGCGGGGCGGGAAAGACCACGCTCCTCTCCCTCCTCTACGGCGCGGAAATCGCCGACCGCGGCCAGGTCTCCATCGCTGGGCGGAACATCACCCACCTGCGGAGAAAGGATCTGCCCCACCTCCGCCGGGGAATCGGGGTGGTGTTCCAGGACTTCAAACTGCTCCCCGGGCGCTCGGTTTTCGACAACATCGCTTTCTGCCAGCGGGCCATCGGCGTCTCCGCCCGCGAGACGCGCCGCCGCGTCTACGCGGTGCTGAAGATGGTGGACCTGGCCGAGAAGCGCGAGCTGCTCCCGCGCTACCTCTCGGGCGGCGAGCAGCAGCGCGTCGCCATCGCACGGGCGCTTGTCAACCGTCCGCCCCTTCTCGTCGCGGACGAGCCGACCGGCAATCTCGACCCGGACATGGCCCGCGAGGTGATGGATGTTTTCTCCACCATCAACCAGCTGGCGACGACCGTTGTCGTCGCCACGCACGATCGAGGCCTGATCGAGTACGTGGGTGCCCGTGCCATTCATCTGGAGCACGGCCTTGTGGTAGGTGGGTGAGCCGTGATCCGCTGGGTTCAGACTTTTCCCTATTTCCTGAAGGAAGCCCTGAGCGGAATGCGCGAGAGCCGGGGAATTGCCTCGCTCGCGGTGGGGACCACGGTGGTCAGCCTGGTGTTTCTCGGCGCGCTCTGGGTGGTTCAGCTGAATCTCTCGGTCCTGATCGACAGCTGGAGCGAGCGCTTCCAGCTCACCATTTTCCTGACGGACGGCGTGACCGAGGATCAGCGTGCCGGCCTGCGCCGGAAGATTCTCGGGCAGAAGAGCGTCCTGAGAATCGAGGAGATCAGCCCGGCCCGGGCGGAGCAGGCATTCCGGCAGCGGCTGGGGCCGGATTCCTCCCTGCTCGATGGGCTTGAGGGCGTGGTGCTGCCGGCCTCGTTTCGGGTGATCCTGAAGCGCGAATCCCGGAAGGTGGCGGACATCGAACCGCTCCTCACCCAGGTGCGGGTGATGCCCGGCGTGGAACGGGCGCGCAACGATCTCGGCTGGCTCCGCAATCTCGAGGGCGTCATCCGGATTTTGCGCATCGCCACGCTCACGCTCTCGATTCTGCTGGGGGTCGGCGTGATGCTCATCATCGGCAACACGATCCGGCTCACCCTCTTTGCGCGCAGAGAGGAGATCGCCATCATGCATCTGGTCGGCGCGACCGATCTTTTTATCAGGACCCCGTACCTGACCGAGGGGATCCTCTGCGGCGCGCTGGGGGGGGTGATCTCCCACCTGATCTTGTGGAGCATTTTCCACGGGCTCTTCCGGCCGCTGGTGGAGAGCTACGCGGGCGGAGGATTTTCCATCCAATCGGGCGGCTGGCAGGTGGGCGTCTCGCTCATCGGGATCGGGGCGGCGCTCGGTTTTCTGGGGAGTTCCTTCTCGGTCGGGCATTTTCTTCGAAAGCGCAGGTGAGGCGGTGAGCGGGAGGAAAAGGCTCGGCGGCCGGCGCCCCCGAATCGGGCGGATTGTTGGCTTTGGCACGGTGGGAGTAGGATGGATGCGGGTGCTGGGCGCGCTGCTGGCGCTCTATGCGGCACCCCCCGGTGCGGCGTTGGCCCAGCGCGGGGAGTCGCTCCGGTTGGAGAGCCTGAAGGGCCAAATCCGCCGGGAGGAGGATCGCTTTCAGCGCCTCGAGCAGCGGATCGCGGAGGAGCGGGACAGGGCCCGACAGAGTGAGCGGCAAGCCACTTCGCTCCTCCGGCAACTGGATTCGATCTCCGCGCGCCTGGCCGTTGAGGATGAGCGCTACCGCCTCTTCAGCAAGCGCCTGAGCGAGTCGGAAATCCGGCTCCGCATTTTGAACGGCCGCCGCACCCAGCTGGCGCAGAAGCAGCGGGAGCGAAAGGCCCAGCTCCGGCGCCGGATCCGGGCCATGTACATGGAGGGGCCCGTGGGCCCCGTCCGGCTCCTCATCAATGCCAGCTCGGTGTGGGACGCCCTGGAGCGGTGGTCGCTCCTCCGGCTGCTGGGGAGGCACGATGTCCGCCTGATCGAAAGCTACCGCCGCGAGGAAGCCCTCATCCAGGGGCTTGAGGATTTGTACCGCAAAGAAGTCATCCGCCAGTCGGAAATCCGGGCCGCGCAGGCAAAAGCGAAGCAGCGGATCGCGGTCATCTATACCCGCCGGACGGGCCAGTTGGCGCGACTTGCCAAAGACAAGGAGAAGCGCGAAAGTTTCATCCGGGAGCTGGCCGGGGCACGGGACGCTTTGCGTGATACAATCGTTTCCCTGATGCGCTCCCGGGAGATGCGGCAGGCGGGACGTGCCTCTCCCCTGGAGGAGATGCGGGGCCGGCTTCCGTGGCCGGTGGTGGAGCCGAAACCCGGCGCCCGGAAGCGGAGCGGCCGGGGGCTGCAGATTGAGGCTCCGAGCGGCGCCTCCATCCGGCCGGTGGCGGCGGGTGAGATTGTCTTCAGCGACTGGGTACGGGGCTACGGGCGGCTTGTCGTTTTGCGCCACCCGGGCGATTTCTATACCGTATATGGAGGAGCGGGCGAGGTATTCGTGGACAAAGGCGATCGGGTCAACCCGGCGACGATCATCGCCCGGGTGGGAACCACGGACGCGATGGGCCAGTCGGCGCTCTACTTTGAAATTCGGAAAGGCGCCATCCCGCTGGATCCGTTAAAATGGCTGATGGGGCGCCGCTAGAAGAGCAGTGTGCCGCGGTAGGTGCTGCCTTGGAGATTGGAGCGTGATGATACGACACGGCGTACGAAACGGTTGGGTGATGTGGATGCTGTCGGTTGCCGCGCTGGCAGTCGGTCTTGCGGTCAGCCCGATGGGCAGCCCGTCGGCGCGCGAGTCTTCCTCCTACAAAGAACTTCAGATTTTCACGGAAGTCCTGAGCCTGATTGAGGAAAACTACGTCAACCAGGTCGAGAAGAAGAAGCTGGTCCGGGGCGCGATTGAGGGACTGCTGCGCACCCTCGATCCGCACACGAGTTATCTCTCCCCCGAGTTTTACAAGGAAATGCAGGTGGAGACTTCGGGGCAGTTTGGCGGCCTCGGAATTGAGATCACCATCCGCGACGGCATCCTGACCGTGGTGACGCCCATCGAGGACACACCGGCCTTCCGCGCCGGCGTGAAGGCCGGCGATCGGATCATGCAGGTGGAAGGCCGCACCACAAAGGACATGACCATCCAGGATGCGGTACGCATTCTCCGGGGCAAGCCGGGGACGGCCGTCACCCTCACGATTGCCCGGAAGGGCGAGAAACGTCTGCTCGACATCAAGGTCCAGCGCGAGGTCATCCGCGTCAAGAGCGTGCGCTCCCGTCTCCTGCCGGATGGGATCGGCTATATCCGCGTCCGCAGTTTCCAGGGAAGCACGGGTGATGAAGTGCGCAAGGCGCTGGGCGGATTCTTGAAGAAGGGCGCCCGCGGGCTTGTGCTCGATCTGCGGAACAATCCCGGCGGCCTTCTTTCGCAGGCGGTGGCCGTTTCGGATATTTTCCTCGAGCCCGGAAAGCTCATCGTCTATACCCAGGGAAGACTCGAGAGCAATTATCACCGCTTCACCTCGACGGAAAAGGCGAGTGGCTTCAAGATTCCGATCGCCGTTCTCGTGAACGCGGGAAGTGCCAGCGCCTCGGAGATCGTCGCCGGCGCCTTCCAGGATCTCGGCCGCGCCACCGTCATCGGGGAGCGCTCCTTCGGGAAGGGATCGGTCCAGACCATCGTCCCCCTCTCCGACGGCTCGGGACTGCGGCTCACCACGGCGCTGTATTACACCCCGAAGGGCCGGCTCATCCAGGGGAAGGGCATACAGCCCGATATCGTGGTTGCCGCAGAGCAGGCTCTTCCTCCGGGTGTGCATGTGATCCGCGAGCTGGACTTGCCGGGCCATCTTCCCAGCGAAGAAGAAAAGAACGGGAAGAAAAGCGGCGCGCCGAAAACGCCCCCCGCCCGCCGGGGGCTGCCCCAGGTGCCGGGCCAGGGACAAAAGGACATCCAGCTCGAGCGCGCGGTCCAGCATCTGAAGGCGATCCTGCAGGCGAAGGTCAAAACTGCCTCCTGAGGCGTTGCGGCGGCGCCCGCTTCCCCCGTGTGCTTTGAAGCCCGAACCGGACGGCCAGTTCCGCTCCGCGGGGCCTCCGCCCTGGAACGGCGTATTTGATGCCTGAGGAACAGTCCCCCGCATCCGAATCTGCCCCGCCGGACCCCCGGCTGGCGGGCAGGCGCCTTCTCGCGCTTCTCCTCGCGCTCATCTTGCTCTCGGGTTTGGCCCTGGTGGCCGTGCTGCCTACCGTCCGGGAGGGGGTCTTCCTCTGGTCGGGCTGGGCGGATCTCGAGCGGACGGCCTCGCGCTTTGACGCCGATCTCGATCGCCTGCTCGATGGCGCCGCCGGCCACCGAACAGCCAGCGAGCGGGTTACGCGGCGGGCGGGGCTCTCCAAATGGAACCTGCGGCGGGATCGCATCGAGTTCGACGTGTTTCCCGGAGCCGCGTTTCTCGCCCGGCTCAACGCCGCGGCGAAGGAGCGGGGGCTCTCTCTGCGGCGGCTCGGAGGGGCGGCGACCCCGTCCTCCGGAATGGTGGTCCTGGAGGCGCGGTATTTCACCACCACGACCCATGTTCTTCGCCTGCGTATTTTGGGAAGCGGGCGCGGGCCGATCGCCCGGGTCGCCTTTTTGATCGACGATGTGGGGCACAATGAGCACATGGCACGGCGGCTGATGGCGATCGGCATCCCCCTTTCGCTGGCCATTCTTCCCCACCTGCCGTATTCGAAGCGCATCGCTCTCGAGGCGCACTCCCGCGGCATGGAGGTGCTCCTCCATCTGCCGCTTGAGCCGTACGGGTTTCCCCGGCAGGATCCGGGCCCGGGCGGCCTCCTGCTGTCGCATCGCCCGGAGCAGTGGCAATCCCTGACGCGCGGCGCCCTCGACGCTGTCCCGGGGATCAGCGGCGTGAACAACCACATGGGCTCCCGGTTGACCGAGCGGGAGGACGCGATGGCGATCATTCTCGGCGAGGTGAAAAAGCGCGGACTTTATTTCATTGACAGCTACACCACGGGGAAATCGGTGGTCCCTCAGGTGGCGGACCGGCTCGGGGTGCGCACAGCGAAGCGGACCTTGTTTCTGGACAATGAGATTTCCGAGGAGAAAATTCTCGTGCAGATCGATCTGCTGATCGAGCGGGCGAAAGAAAACGGGAGCGCGATTGGGATCGCGCATCCTCACGAGGCGACCGTTCGGGCGCTGGAGGCGGCGCTGCCGCGCCTGCGCCGGGCCGGGGTGCGGCTGGTAAAGGCGGGCGCGCTGGTCCGCTGAAGAGAGAGGGTGGAGAGGTGTACGTGCTCGGGGTGGAGAGCAGTTGCGATGAGACCGCGGCGGCGGTGCTGCGCTTCGAAGGGGAGAGCGAAGCTGACGCCGGGCCCCGCGTTCTGTCGAGCATCGTGGCCTCCCAGGAGGATCTGCACAGCCGCTTCGGCGGCGTGGTGCCCGAGTTGGCCTCGCGCCGCCACGTGGAATGCATCGGGCCCGTTATTGAGGAGGCGCTCCGGGCGGCGCAGGTTCCGCTGGAGAAGATTGACGCCCTCGCCGTGACCCGCGGGCCGGGGCTGGTGATCGCCCTTTTGGTGGGCCTTTCGGCGGCCAAGGGCCTGGCGTGGGCACGGGGGCTGCCCCTGGTCGGCGTCCACCATCTCGAGGGGCATATCTTCTCGCTTTTTCTCGAAAGGGATGCGGCGAACGGGGATATGGAAGCGGCCGCATTCGGCGGCCCTCCGCCTTTTCCGCATCTTGCGTTCGTCATCTCGGGCGGCCACACCGATTTGTACCGGGTCGCGGCGGGGGGCGGCGCGGCCCATCTGGGGGGGACGCTCGACGATGCGGCGGGAGAGGCTTACGACAAGGTGGCGGCCTCGATGGGGCTGGGCTATCCCGGCGGGGCCGCCCTCGATCAATTGCACCGGGCCTTCATCGCGCGCGGCGGGACGGATGCGCCGGAGTTCCCCCGGCCTTTCCTTGAAGATCGACCCTATAGTTTCAGCTTTAGTGGATTGAAAACGGCTGTGTTAAACTATTTGCGCGAGGGAGGCTATTTGCGGAGCGACAAGACGCTTGCTCCTTGGGATCGCCCCCAGCCCATCCCGGAGGAGGTGCGGGAGCGGGTGGCCGCCGGTTTTCAGGAGGCCGCCGTAGAGGTGCTCGCCGCCAAGGTGGACGGGGCCGCCAAGGCCCTGGGGCTGGGCGCGGTGTCGGTGTGCGGCGGAGTGGCCGCGAACCGCTGTCTGCGGCATCGTTTGATGGCGCTTTCGGAGCGATCGGGCTGGACGCTTCATCTTCCCGCGCGGAAATATTGCACGGACAATGCCGCCATGATTGCCTGCGCGGGCGGTTACGCCCTTCTCCGCGAGGGGAGGGAGGCTTTCATGGATTATCTGGAGATGGACGCAGACCCCGCCTGGGAGTTGGGCGGCTAGCGGCGGGACATCGCCGGCACGGGATACGGGATTTCACATTCGCAAGGAGAGAGAGGATGCGCCCGGAAGAAGCGGGGCCGCCGGAGGTAGAGACGCTGCCGGAGCATTTGCCGCCGCCCCCGGCTGGCTTTGAGGTGCCGATCGACATTGCCGGGGTGCGGCTGAAGAACCGCCTCGTGATGGCCCCGATGGCAGGCTATACGAATCTGCCCTTCCGCCGGCTCGTGACCCGCTACGGGGCGGGGATGGTGGCCACCGAGATGGTGAGCAGCCAGGCGCTGGTGCGCCGTCACAAGAAGACCTTCGGTCTCATGCGGAACGAAGCGGCCGAGCGGCCGGTTTCGATCCAGATTTTCGGCGCCGACCCGGCCCAGATGGGCGAGGCCGCCGCCATCGTCGAGGGGGCGGGCGCCGACATCATCGATCTGAACTGCGGCTGCCCGGTGCGGAAGATCACGCGGAACCAGGCGGGCTCGGCTTTGTTGCAGTATCCCGAGCGCGCGGGCGAGGTGGTCGCGGCGATGGTGCGCGCCGTGCGCTGTCCGGTGACGGTGAAGATGCGCACCGGCTGGGACACCATCGGGCGCGATGATGCGGTGCGCTTCGCCCGCGCCGTGGAAGAAGCCGGCGCCGCCGCCATCACCGTGCACGGCAGAACCCGGCAGGCCATGTTCGGGGGGAGCGTCGACCTCGGCGCCATCGCCCGTATCAAGAAGGCGGTATCTATCCCCGTTTTCGGGAACGGGAGC is drawn from bacterium and contains these coding sequences:
- the tkt gene encoding transketolase, producing the protein MSLEELCVNTIRTLSMDAVQKANSGHPGAPMALAPIAYLLWAKVMRYNPKNPAWFDRDRFVLSCGHASMLLYSALYLSGYDLSLDDLKDFRQWESKTPGHPEYGLTPGVETTTGPLGQGVMNAVGMAMAEAHMAAVYNREGHEIVHHDTYAICSDGDLMEGASHEAASLAGHLGLGKLICIYDDNRVTIDGGTELAFSDDAGRRFEGYGWHVQNLGDRANDLPAMEKALEAARAERGKPSLVIIRSHIGFGSPNKQDTADAHGAPLGEEEVRLTKQALGWPADETFLVPERALSHMRAAQARGTRLEEEWDVRFAAYRKAHPDLAAQLEFALAGDLPAGWEEAVPVFTPGDGALASRAASGKVLNAVAEKIPWLIGGSADLAPSNNSLLKCSGDFAKSAYANRNLRWGVREHIMCAASSGIALHGGLRPYCATFFVFTDYARPAIRLAALMGLPVIYVMTHDSIGLGEDGPTHQPVEHLAALRAIPNLCVIRPADAGETACAWRVALKRKSGPTMFVLSRQGLPTLDREKVAGAEGLRRGAYVLSEAEGSAPDVILIGSGSEVSLLLEAKERLAAEGTRARVVSMPCWELFREQDAAYRESVLPVGVKARLGVEAGVSLGWHEWIGDGGDFIGIDRFGASAPAKENFKQFGFTADNVAARAKRLASK
- the ftsE gene encoding cell division ATP-binding protein FtsE; translation: MIRLASVWKQYDEGGFALQGVELHIQRGEFVFITGPSGAGKTTLLSLLYGAEIADRGQVSIAGRNITHLRRKDLPHLRRGIGVVFQDFKLLPGRSVFDNIAFCQRAIGVSARETRRRVYAVLKMVDLAEKRELLPRYLSGGEQQRVAIARALVNRPPLLVADEPTGNLDPDMAREVMDVFSTINQLATTVVVATHDRGLIEYVGARAIHLEHGLVVGG
- a CDS encoding permease-like cell division protein FtsX translates to MIRWVQTFPYFLKEALSGMRESRGIASLAVGTTVVSLVFLGALWVVQLNLSVLIDSWSERFQLTIFLTDGVTEDQRAGLRRKILGQKSVLRIEEISPARAEQAFRQRLGPDSSLLDGLEGVVLPASFRVILKRESRKVADIEPLLTQVRVMPGVERARNDLGWLRNLEGVIRILRIATLTLSILLGVGVMLIIGNTIRLTLFARREEIAIMHLVGATDLFIRTPYLTEGILCGALGGVISHLILWSIFHGLFRPLVESYAGGGFSIQSGGWQVGVSLIGIGAALGFLGSSFSVGHFLRKRR
- a CDS encoding peptidoglycan DD-metalloendopeptidase family protein produces the protein MRVLGALLALYAAPPGAALAQRGESLRLESLKGQIRREEDRFQRLEQRIAEERDRARQSERQATSLLRQLDSISARLAVEDERYRLFSKRLSESEIRLRILNGRRTQLAQKQRERKAQLRRRIRAMYMEGPVGPVRLLINASSVWDALERWSLLRLLGRHDVRLIESYRREEALIQGLEDLYRKEVIRQSEIRAAQAKAKQRIAVIYTRRTGQLARLAKDKEKRESFIRELAGARDALRDTIVSLMRSREMRQAGRASPLEEMRGRLPWPVVEPKPGARKRSGRGLQIEAPSGASIRPVAAGEIVFSDWVRGYGRLVVLRHPGDFYTVYGGAGEVFVDKGDRVNPATIIARVGTTDAMGQSALYFEIRKGAIPLDPLKWLMGRR
- a CDS encoding S41 family peptidase yields the protein MIRHGVRNGWVMWMLSVAALAVGLAVSPMGSPSARESSSYKELQIFTEVLSLIEENYVNQVEKKKLVRGAIEGLLRTLDPHTSYLSPEFYKEMQVETSGQFGGLGIEITIRDGILTVVTPIEDTPAFRAGVKAGDRIMQVEGRTTKDMTIQDAVRILRGKPGTAVTLTIARKGEKRLLDIKVQREVIRVKSVRSRLLPDGIGYIRVRSFQGSTGDEVRKALGGFLKKGARGLVLDLRNNPGGLLSQAVAVSDIFLEPGKLIVYTQGRLESNYHRFTSTEKASGFKIPIAVLVNAGSASASEIVAGAFQDLGRATVIGERSFGKGSVQTIVPLSDGSGLRLTTALYYTPKGRLIQGKGIQPDIVVAAEQALPPGVHVIRELDLPGHLPSEEEKNGKKSGAPKTPPARRGLPQVPGQGQKDIQLERAVQHLKAILQAKVKTAS
- a CDS encoding divergent polysaccharide deacetylase family protein, encoding MPEEQSPASESAPPDPRLAGRRLLALLLALILLSGLALVAVLPTVREGVFLWSGWADLERTASRFDADLDRLLDGAAGHRTASERVTRRAGLSKWNLRRDRIEFDVFPGAAFLARLNAAAKERGLSLRRLGGAATPSSGMVVLEARYFTTTTHVLRLRILGSGRGPIARVAFLIDDVGHNEHMARRLMAIGIPLSLAILPHLPYSKRIALEAHSRGMEVLLHLPLEPYGFPRQDPGPGGLLLSHRPEQWQSLTRGALDAVPGISGVNNHMGSRLTEREDAMAIILGEVKKRGLYFIDSYTTGKSVVPQVADRLGVRTAKRTLFLDNEISEEKILVQIDLLIERAKENGSAIGIAHPHEATVRALEAALPRLRRAGVRLVKAGALVR
- the tsaD gene encoding tRNA (adenosine(37)-N6)-threonylcarbamoyltransferase complex transferase subunit TsaD encodes the protein MYVLGVESSCDETAAAVLRFEGESEADAGPRVLSSIVASQEDLHSRFGGVVPELASRRHVECIGPVIEEALRAAQVPLEKIDALAVTRGPGLVIALLVGLSAAKGLAWARGLPLVGVHHLEGHIFSLFLERDAANGDMEAAAFGGPPPFPHLAFVISGGHTDLYRVAAGGGAAHLGGTLDDAAGEAYDKVAASMGLGYPGGAALDQLHRAFIARGGTDAPEFPRPFLEDRPYSFSFSGLKTAVLNYLREGGYLRSDKTLAPWDRPQPIPEEVRERVAAGFQEAAVEVLAAKVDGAAKALGLGAVSVCGGVAANRCLRHRLMALSERSGWTLHLPARKYCTDNAAMIACAGGYALLREGREAFMDYLEMDADPAWELGG
- the dusB gene encoding tRNA dihydrouridine synthase DusB — translated: MRPEEAGPPEVETLPEHLPPPPAGFEVPIDIAGVRLKNRLVMAPMAGYTNLPFRRLVTRYGAGMVATEMVSSQALVRRHKKTFGLMRNEAAERPVSIQIFGADPAQMGEAAAIVEGAGADIIDLNCGCPVRKITRNQAGSALLQYPERAGEVVAAMVRAVRCPVTVKMRTGWDTIGRDDAVRFARAVEEAGAAAITVHGRTRQAMFGGSVDLGAIARIKKAVSIPVFGNGSILTPWDAIRMIGETGVDGLMIGRGAIGNPWIFSRLLHWLRTGVLPPLPALAEKKEIVLDHLGSMQEILGERLAVFHARKHLAAYTKGMAGGSSFRDRVNRLESVRSVVSEVVDFFDRTIASTGGSFLEKGVESDAA